A single Triticum dicoccoides isolate Atlit2015 ecotype Zavitan chromosome 2A, WEW_v2.0, whole genome shotgun sequence DNA region contains:
- the LOC119356794 gene encoding 5E5 antigen-like isoform X1, with protein sequence MSTSQLLLYFLLTTSAEQASKALEMNKLQNPVLVLTSSSTSRGPQAAAHEKGISGRQHEQGRSSKLRRSSRRGSSLRSRIAKELEDELEGARGLGAAGARGPGARDLGARGSWPAAAQALRGRRGYRRRRSWAAEEHVLCGDGASRAAQVLGGGGASRAARVLGRGGARPVRQRSKQGGAGPGSRRSTSSAAAEQAIGRRRSWADDWPWRRAPATGGGRRKKTRPIW encoded by the exons ATGAGTACATCTCAACTTTTACTGTATTTCTTGTTGACAACTAGTGCAG AGCAAGCAAGCAAGGCACTGGAGATGAACAAATTACAGAACCCTGTACTTGTtctcaccagcagcagcacgagtaGGGGACCTCAAGCGGCAGCACACGAGAAGGGGATCTCCGGGCGGCAGCACGAGCAGGGGAGGAGCAGCAAGTTGCGGAGAAGCAGCAGAAGGGGCTCCAGCTTGAGGTCCAGGATCGCAAAAGAGCTTGAGGATGAGCTTGAGGGAGCTCGTGGTCTAGGCGCGGCGGGAGCTCGTGGTCCAGGCGCTCGAGACCTAGGCGCGCGCGGGTCCTGGCCGGCGGCGGCGCAGGCCCTGCGAGGAAGGAGGGGATATCGTCGACGCAGGTCCTGGGCGGCGGAGGAGCACGTCTTGTGCGGTGACGGAGCAAGCAGGGCGGCGCAGGTCCTTGGCGGCGGAGGAGCAAGCAGGGCGGCGCGGGTCCTGGGCCGCGGAGGAGCACGTCCTGTGCGGCAACGGAGCAAGCAGGGCGGCGCGGGTCCTGGGTCGCGGAGGAGCACGTCCAGTGCGGCGGCGGAGCAAGCAATTGGGCGGCGCAGGTCTTGGGCTGACGACTGGCCCTGGCGACGCGCGCCGGCGACGGgcggaggaagaaggaagaagacgcGACCTATATGGTGA
- the LOC119356794 gene encoding uncharacterized protein LOC119356794 isoform X2: MGASASVLTLPVAASFPAAATAIAGAAGCFVLGYFLALARLPIHAAAAPDSGDDDSEDDSDEDDDENSRRARPAKRAAGRKRSGLRLLFWSRNVVTKSDSAREAERAQVQTAAAPLEIENLAKIIEDFKMVLEFLSSQRFFPLLGFWYFHLGERMGNNLVDFLAGAGASGEKRPEDGKGENRCAMQGPGQELKSKQKQGP, encoded by the exons atgggcgcctccgcctccgtcCTAACTCTTCCCGTGGCCGCCTCCTTCCCTGCCGCGGCCACCGCTATCGCGGGCGCCGCCGGCTGCTTCGTGCTCGGCTACTTCCTCGCCCTCGCCCGCCTCCccatccacgccgccgccgcccccgactcCGGCGACGACGATTCCGAGGATGACTCGGACGAAGATGATGACGAAAATTCCCGCCGCGCCCGGCCGGCGAAGCGAGCCGCCGGGCGGAAGCGGTCCGGGCTCAGGCTGCTGTTCTGGTCCCGGAACGTGGTGACCAAGTCCGACTCCGCCAGGGAAGCCGAGAGGGCGCAGGTCCAGACCGCCGCCGCCCCCCTGGAGATCGAGAACCTCGCCAAGATAATAGAGGATTTCAAGATGGTTTTGGAGTTTCTTTCTAGCCAACGCTTCTTCCCTTTACTCGGAttttggtattttcatttgggGGAGAGAATGGGAAATAACTTGGTTGATTTTCTTGCTGGTGCAGGTGCTAGTGGTGAGAAACGACCTGAAGATGGGAAAGGGGAAAATCGCTGCGCAATGCAG GGACCAGGGCAGGAATTAAAAAGCAAACAAAAGCAGGGGCCATGA
- the LOC119356794 gene encoding uncharacterized protein LOC119356794 isoform X4, whose translation MGASASVLTLPVAASFPAAATAIAGAAGCFVLGYFLALARLPIHAAAAPDSGDDDSEDDSDEDDDENSRRARPAKRAAGRKRSGLRLLFWSRNVVTKSDSAREAERAQVQTAAAPLEIENLAKIIEDFKMVLVVRNDLKMGKGKIAAQCRDQGRN comes from the exons atgggcgcctccgcctccgtcCTAACTCTTCCCGTGGCCGCCTCCTTCCCTGCCGCGGCCACCGCTATCGCGGGCGCCGCCGGCTGCTTCGTGCTCGGCTACTTCCTCGCCCTCGCCCGCCTCCccatccacgccgccgccgcccccgactcCGGCGACGACGATTCCGAGGATGACTCGGACGAAGATGATGACGAAAATTCCCGCCGCGCCCGGCCGGCGAAGCGAGCCGCCGGGCGGAAGCGGTCCGGGCTCAGGCTGCTGTTCTGGTCCCGGAACGTGGTGACCAAGTCCGACTCCGCCAGGGAAGCCGAGAGGGCGCAGGTCCAGACCGCCGCCGCCCCCCTGGAGATCGAGAACCTCGCCAAGATAATAGAGGATTTCAAGATG GTGCTAGTGGTGAGAAACGACCTGAAGATGGGAAAGGGGAAAATCGCTGCGCAATGCAG GGACCAGGGCAGGAATTAA
- the LOC119356794 gene encoding uncharacterized protein LOC119356794 isoform X3: MGASASVLTLPVAASFPAAATAIAGAAGCFVLGYFLALARLPIHAAAAPDSGDDDSEDDSDEDDDENSRRARPAKRAAGRKRSGLRLLFWSRNVVTKSDSAREAERAQVQTAAAPLEIENLAKIIEDFKMVLEFLSSQRFFPLLGFWYFHLGERMGNNLVDFLAGAGASGEKRPEDGKGENRCAMQVTHFSIRIG, from the coding sequence atgggcgcctccgcctccgtcCTAACTCTTCCCGTGGCCGCCTCCTTCCCTGCCGCGGCCACCGCTATCGCGGGCGCCGCCGGCTGCTTCGTGCTCGGCTACTTCCTCGCCCTCGCCCGCCTCCccatccacgccgccgccgcccccgactcCGGCGACGACGATTCCGAGGATGACTCGGACGAAGATGATGACGAAAATTCCCGCCGCGCCCGGCCGGCGAAGCGAGCCGCCGGGCGGAAGCGGTCCGGGCTCAGGCTGCTGTTCTGGTCCCGGAACGTGGTGACCAAGTCCGACTCCGCCAGGGAAGCCGAGAGGGCGCAGGTCCAGACCGCCGCCGCCCCCCTGGAGATCGAGAACCTCGCCAAGATAATAGAGGATTTCAAGATGGTTTTGGAGTTTCTTTCTAGCCAACGCTTCTTCCCTTTACTCGGAttttggtattttcatttgggGGAGAGAATGGGAAATAACTTGGTTGATTTTCTTGCTGGTGCAGGTGCTAGTGGTGAGAAACGACCTGAAGATGGGAAAGGGGAAAATCGCTGCGCAATGCAGGTAACACATTTCAGTATCAGGATTGGCTAA
- the LOC119356796 gene encoding uncharacterized protein LOC119356796 codes for MGNIHQAGVKKDDHGGGDNQQLQVVSVLELQAGVVEDQPQPLGGWHAVEATSMLENCKTNSTATDEGTSSRIDILGPATEQNIPKPSDPPHPCPPPQSLPEGVQSVLNTSRVNRKCIGDGDGFTAYEERIAGDTNIRDPPKYKIRMKGIDAPELDMEYGMESKDELVRLIGGKRVSILVYGPDKYGRSLGDIYCDGVFIQEQMLKGGFAWHYKMCDKRPEFAKWQREAKKARRGLWSLDKPQKPWIWRRDNPRIDNKKGNADDIQVEPQNQVNESGIALPLLIMKDIEDLGRKWKGSLENFVSENMKLHDQVQELKRDKKEAEERARKAEKEMESVVADNMKLNAQLQESEINKKEAEDRVLQLDFFSGSVAAVNMDLHNKIEVLENENKKAEDRAKEAESEMESVVAENRKLNDQLQVVEGQAVKLKFFCEKVAGVNIVLHRKLEGSEEKNKMSEEQAKETEKEMKTVLDDNVKLSGQIQKLNMLNKEITAFANNSKRKLQSVLAVNMDLDKKGEEGATLPNKGLETVGVENVKGKLQGISHKKSEQTVETPSATPTKDSGMKKPTVWRIKTTATTSSAPPPKGHYE; via the exons ATGGGGAACATACACCAGGCCGGCGTCAAGAAAGATGACCATGGCGGCGGTGACAACCAGCAGCTACAGGTGGTCTCCGTTCTCGAGCTCCAGGCCGGCGTTGTGGAAGACCAGCCGCAGCCTCTCGGCGGATGGCATGCCGTCGAGGCAACCTCCATG TTGGAAAATTGCAAGACAAACAGTACTGCTACAGATGAAGGCACCAGCAGCAGGATAGATATCCTCGGGCCTGCAACCGAACAGAATATCCCAAAACCCAGTGATCCTCCTCATCCATGCCCGCCGCCACAGTCGCTGCCGGAGGGTGTGCAGTCCGTGCTCAACACGTCACGG GTTAATCGAAAGTGCATTGGAGACGGTGATGGCTTCACTGCTTATGAGGAGAG GATTGCAGGTGATACAAACATCCGAGATCCACCGAAATACAAAATTAGAATGAA GGGGATTGATGCACCGGAGCTGGATATGGAATATGGCATGGAGTCAAAGGATGAATTGGTGAGGCTTATTGGGGGGAAGCGTGTTTCGATTCTTGTGTATGGGCCAGACAAATATGGACGATCTCTTGGTGACATCTACTGTGACGGTGTCTTTATCCAA GAACAAATGCTGAAAGGGGGCTTTGCCTGGCACTACAAAATGTGCGACAAACGTCCTGAATTTGCAAAA TGGCAGAGAGAGGCGAAAAAGGCACGCCGAGGGCTTTGGTCGTTAGATAAACCACAGAAACCATGGATTTGGAGGAGAGATAATCCACGCATCGACAACAAGAAGGGGAATGCAGATGACATTCAG GTAGAACCGCAGAACCAGGTCAATGAGAGCGGTATAGCTCTACCATTGCTGATAATGAAAGATATAGAGGATCTGGGTAGGAAATGGAAAGGGAGTTTGGAAAATTTTGTGTCTGAGAACATGAAACTACACGATCAGGTACAGGAGTTAAAGAGAGATAAGAAGGAGGCTGAGGAACGTGCTAGGAAGGCAGAAAAAGAAATGGAAAGTGTTGTGGCTGACAACATGAAGCTGAATGCTCAGCTTCAGGAATCTGAAATTAATAAAAAGGAGGCCGAGGACCGAGTTTTACAGTTGGATTTCTTCTCAGGAAGTGTTGCAGCTGTGAACATGGATTTGCACAATAAGATTGAGGTTTTAGAGAATGAGAATAAAAAGGCCGAGGACCGAGCAAAGGAGGCAGAAAGTGAAATGGAGAGTGTTGTGGCTGAGAACAGGAAACTGAACGATCAGCTCCAGGTAGTAGAGGGCCAAGCAGTGAAGCTGAAATTTTTTTGTGAAAAGGTTGCAGGTGTAAACATAGTTTTGCACCGTAAGCTGGAGGGTTCAGAGGAGAAGAATAAAATGTCCGAGGAGCAAGCCAAGGAGACAGAGAAGGAGATGAAAACTGTTCTGGATGACAATGTGAAACTAAGCGGTCAGATTCAAAAATTAAATATGTTAAATAAAGAGATTACCGCCTTTGCTAATAATAGTAAAAGGAAATTGCAAAGTGTTCTAGCCGTAAACATGGATTTGGATAAGAAGGGGGAGGAGGGAGCTACTTTGCCAAATAAGGGATTGGAAACCGTTGGAGTTGAAAACGTGAAGGGGAAATTACAAGGCATAAGTCACAAGAAGAGTGAACAAACTGTGGAGACCCCATCGGCAACTCCAACCAAAGACTCTGGCATGAAAAAACCCACTGTGTGGCGGATAAAAACGACCGCAACGACATCTTCGGCGCCTCCACCAAAGGGTCATTATGAATAG
- the LOC119356797 gene encoding uncharacterized protein LOC119356797: MECARREDGRCGEARSRPSSCARAAPPCTAPAATRHTLSPATIDSDRRTSTRATPRPKPRHAAVFRNPGLLLDLASPCEQTALPAAATATVLELTGADRTGLISEVFALLVYLRDEDVAAAGVERIEARLAPLLRGDSEASGGAVAAVPAGSIPHADRRLHQLMYASGD, encoded by the coding sequence ATGGAGTGCGCTCGCCGGGAGGATGGACGGTGCGGAGAGGCGCGCTCGCGCCCGAGCTCCTGTGCCCGCGCCGCGCCTCCTTGCACCGCTCCGGCGGCCACTCGCCACACGCTGTCGCCGGCGACCATAGACAGCGACCGTCGCACCTCTACGCGCGCTACCCCGAGGCCCAAACCACGCCACGCCGCCGTCTTCCGCAAccccggcctcctcctcgacctcgccTCTCCGTGCGAACAAACGGCGTTGCCGGCGGCGGCCACGGCCACCGTGCTTGAGCTGACGGGCGCCGACCGCACGGGGCTCATCTCCGAGGTGTTCGCCTTGCTGGTCTACCTGCGGGACGAGGATGTGGCCGCCGCCGGTGTGGAGCGCATCGAGGCCCGCCTCGCCCCCCTCCTCCGCGGAGACTCGGAAGCCAGCGGGGGCGCCGTGGCTGCCGTCCCCGCCGGCTCCATCCCGCACGCTGACCGGCGTCTCCACCAGCTCATGTATGCCAGCGGCGACTAG